A DNA window from Mesotoga sp. BH458_6_3_2_1 contains the following coding sequences:
- a CDS encoding radical SAM protein, with protein MREIIAKTIISPFRERSTSYKRFTYNPYRGCQHACIYCDSRSLCYGIDDFEDVAYKSNAVELLETEMKRKRKKGIIYTGSMSDPYLPAEEELEITKRSLEVIRDCGFGVQITTKSDLIARDLDLLKDISERYCSVVFTLTTTDEMLANKIEAAAPSPSRRIAAIQALVDGGIHVGIAMTPILPFIEDDEDNLSAILTTAKDAGASFVYASTGMTLRDRQREYYYKKLDQYFPGLTEIYRKTYGDMYSCSSPKSRELKNFIKTKANLLGIRLLSFGEPIVCPDLDSQRTLF; from the coding sequence ATGAGGGAGATTATTGCTAAGACGATCATTTCACCTTTTCGGGAGCGATCCACCAGCTATAAGAGATTCACTTACAATCCGTATCGTGGTTGTCAACACGCATGTATCTACTGCGATTCTCGCAGCCTGTGCTATGGAATAGATGATTTCGAAGACGTCGCCTACAAGTCAAATGCTGTAGAACTCTTGGAGACAGAAATGAAAAGAAAGAGAAAGAAGGGCATAATTTACACGGGATCAATGAGCGATCCCTATTTGCCGGCAGAAGAAGAGCTAGAGATTACGAAAAGATCTCTCGAGGTAATTCGTGACTGTGGGTTCGGGGTGCAAATAACCACAAAGAGCGACCTGATAGCGAGAGATCTGGATTTACTGAAAGACATTTCTGAGCGATACTGCTCGGTGGTATTCACGCTCACTACAACTGATGAAATGTTAGCAAACAAGATTGAAGCAGCGGCACCTTCACCTTCCAGAAGGATTGCAGCTATCCAAGCTCTTGTTGATGGGGGTATCCATGTGGGAATTGCTATGACGCCAATCCTACCGTTTATTGAAGATGATGAGGACAATCTTTCAGCTATACTTACAACTGCAAAAGATGCAGGTGCAAGCTTCGTGTATGCTTCAACTGGAATGACTTTGAGAGATAGACAGAGAGAGTATTACTACAAGAAACTCGATCAGTACTTTCCCGGCCTGACCGAAATATATAGAAAAACATACGGAGACATGTATTCCTGTAGCTCCCCAAAATCCCGTGAGCTAAAGAACTTTATCAAGACTAAAGCTAACTTGCTTGGCATCAGACTTCTTTCATTTGGAGAACCAATTGTTTGCCCTGATCTTGACTCACAACGAACGCTATTTTAG
- a CDS encoding GNAT family N-acetyltransferase, producing the protein MIILYQISTEVQMEIRNGDYTVTDNKEMVSRDLVKRYILDSSYWGKNRTEEQIDRSIDSSLCFSLLMNIEQIGFARVISDFATIYYLADVFVLEEFRGNGLGKWLVECVLAHEKLRGLRGMLNTKDAHSLYERFGFNVAEPQSTMIRLP; encoded by the coding sequence ATGATAATACTTTACCAGATATCAACGGAGGTTCAGATGGAGATTCGAAACGGTGATTATACAGTGACCGACAATAAAGAGATGGTTAGTAGAGATCTAGTTAAGCGATATATTCTCGATAGTTCATACTGGGGGAAGAATCGAACTGAGGAGCAGATTGATAGATCTATCGATAGTTCACTGTGTTTCTCTCTGCTTATGAATATTGAACAGATTGGATTTGCGAGAGTGATAAGCGACTTTGCTACTATATACTATCTTGCAGACGTGTTTGTATTGGAAGAATTCAGAGGAAATGGTCTTGGAAAATGGTTGGTAGAATGTGTTCTGGCCCACGAAAAACTGAGAGGACTTAGGGGAATGCTAAATACAAAGGATGCGCACTCACTATATGAGAGATTCGGCTTTAATGTTGCTGAACCTCAAAGTACTATGATCAGGCTTCCTTAG
- the abc-f gene encoding ribosomal protection-like ABC-F family protein: MLITLSKVGHDYGQDFLFDEVSTSIDKKDKIILLGKNGSGKSTLMRIISGDLLPTEGETFHSTSVRIGYQIQSRIPDGQLSLMDYYMQDKSSILPDTEEYYSYERRVRSILVGLEFSEQDWDRRLETFSGGELTRISLGKLFLVDYDLLLLDEPTNHLDLESTEWLVNFLKNYKGALLVVTHDRYLIRNIGNRFWELNGGSLWDFTGTYDKYQSDREIMVKSGLRTRENLLKEIERLDAVAKRYRLWGQEKFIKQAINKEKQRDRLKEQLESVDIPDEEMRPTKFRLPQPDRTGYSVLKIEGLSFGFGNRKLFSSSSAEIHRRTKIGLLGPNGSGKTTLLKIITENLEGYVGEVTWGHNVRWGYLSQLTEDLNSSNDVITEIWQMMRGQPDYEVRKYIGRFGFPGDDVFKPISSLSGGERTKLALAKLILSRPNVLVMDEPTNNLDIWSIESLEEVLKEYEGCIILVSHDREFVQNVCDRFLMIDRQKLRFVSSVGEYLRRNQRDVDSSGNEEARLSFQEKRKLSNKKKTIVEKLQQLIDEEQNLSKDVESAQLKMGLYATDYEKLQQLQRNVEQAEERLLEIIEEREILQRDLQELSILLEEQS; encoded by the coding sequence ATGCTGATAACTTTGAGTAAGGTAGGACATGATTATGGCCAGGACTTTCTGTTCGACGAAGTCTCAACCTCGATCGACAAGAAAGACAAGATAATCCTTCTTGGTAAGAACGGCAGCGGAAAATCAACTCTCATGAGAATAATTTCTGGTGATCTCCTGCCGACTGAAGGAGAGACCTTTCACTCCACAAGTGTGCGGATTGGATATCAGATTCAAAGCAGAATCCCAGATGGACAATTGAGTCTTATGGACTATTATATGCAGGATAAATCCAGCATTCTTCCCGACACGGAGGAATACTATTCCTATGAAAGAAGAGTTAGAAGCATCCTGGTGGGACTTGAATTCTCTGAACAAGACTGGGATAGGCGTCTCGAAACCTTTAGTGGAGGAGAACTAACAAGAATTTCTCTTGGAAAGCTCTTCCTTGTCGACTACGATCTTCTGTTACTGGATGAACCCACAAATCATCTCGATCTTGAATCGACAGAGTGGCTTGTGAATTTCTTGAAAAACTATAAAGGCGCTTTGCTTGTAGTAACTCATGACAGATATCTTATCAGAAACATCGGGAACAGATTCTGGGAGTTGAATGGTGGCTCACTATGGGATTTCACCGGAACCTATGACAAGTACCAGTCAGATAGAGAGATTATGGTCAAAAGTGGCTTAAGAACAAGAGAGAATCTCCTGAAGGAAATCGAAAGACTGGACGCCGTTGCAAAACGCTACAGACTCTGGGGCCAGGAAAAATTCATAAAGCAGGCAATCAACAAAGAAAAGCAAAGAGACAGGCTTAAAGAGCAGTTAGAATCAGTAGATATTCCAGATGAAGAGATGAGACCGACCAAGTTCAGGCTTCCTCAGCCAGATAGGACAGGTTATTCGGTCTTGAAGATCGAAGGACTGTCATTCGGCTTTGGAAATAGGAAACTCTTCAGTAGTTCTTCTGCAGAAATTCACAGACGAACCAAGATCGGCCTTCTGGGTCCTAACGGTAGCGGGAAGACAACCCTGCTGAAGATAATAACAGAGAATCTTGAGGGGTACGTAGGAGAGGTTACATGGGGGCACAACGTTCGTTGGGGTTATCTTTCGCAGCTGACCGAGGATCTTAATTCTTCGAATGATGTGATCACCGAGATTTGGCAAATGATGCGTGGTCAACCCGATTACGAAGTAAGAAAGTATATAGGAAGGTTCGGATTCCCTGGTGATGATGTATTCAAACCGATTTCATCATTAAGCGGGGGAGAAAGAACTAAGCTGGCCCTGGCTAAACTAATTCTCTCTCGACCAAACGTTCTGGTCATGGATGAGCCGACAAACAATCTCGATATCTGGTCGATTGAGAGTCTCGAAGAAGTATTGAAGGAATACGAAGGCTGCATAATCCTTGTTTCCCACGACAGAGAGTTTGTTCAAAACGTGTGTGATCGCTTTTTAATGATAGACAGACAGAAGTTAAGATTTGTATCCTCAGTGGGAGAGTATCTTAGGAGGAACCAAAGAGACGTCGACTCATCGGGCAATGAAGAGGCTAGGCTCAGTTTTCAGGAGAAGCGGAAACTCTCCAACAAAAAGAAAACAATCGTCGAAAAGCTTCAACAACTGATTGACGAGGAGCAGAATTTGTCAAAGGATGTAGAAAGTGCCCAACTTAAGATGGGCCTGTATGCGACTGACTATGAGAAGCTACAACAACTCCAGCGGAACGTAGAGCAGGCAGAAGAAAGACTTCTGGAGATAATTGAAGAAAGAGAGATTTTGCAGAGGGATCTTCAGGAACTCTCAATATTGTTGGAAGAGCAATCATAG
- a CDS encoding ATP-grasp domain-containing protein: MRVLVTGARMWYAINTIRILAKGGHEVFAADSRKLSAGLYSRYLKGKFVYPSVSENGEAFVRCVLEKIEEMEIDVLCPTFEEGFVLSKHSDLLQGRVKMMIPSYEHIRLLHDKLSMTSYARSLGISVPRTMLLENFEPADSSFPVVIKPRNLRSAEGVSKVNSHDEFIKYSKDLDGDKYLVQEWKHPYQICTTGLAYNGQLIGNIIYHNLREYPESGGIGTCRISIECEEVLGNVKKIVSDLNYSGFISMDFLHDRDSNGYYLVDVNPRMSPGLLVAYTSGLDMVSAYIDLVIRNKVVRLSPLKIGNGTYTTAMEIGWFFSTLFKGKFGNLKGFFRSRKRLKDDSWDVRDQAPFFVMLMAMLNTAIFGPLKGGQTKSFSLGATCDIESLDEEENLNEKRQVV, translated from the coding sequence TTGAGGGTTCTAGTAACTGGTGCAAGAATGTGGTACGCAATTAATACCATAAGGATTCTAGCTAAAGGTGGCCATGAAGTGTTCGCCGCCGACAGCAGAAAGTTAAGTGCGGGGCTTTATTCAAGGTACCTCAAAGGTAAGTTTGTCTATCCTTCTGTAAGTGAGAATGGCGAAGCTTTCGTTCGTTGCGTTTTGGAAAAGATAGAGGAAATGGAAATTGACGTTTTGTGTCCAACGTTTGAAGAGGGCTTTGTATTGAGCAAGCATTCAGATTTGCTGCAGGGGCGAGTCAAGATGATGATTCCTTCTTATGAGCATATTAGGCTGCTACACGACAAATTATCCATGACCAGTTACGCCAGGTCTCTCGGGATAAGCGTTCCTAGGACGATGCTTCTGGAGAACTTTGAACCTGCTGACAGCAGCTTCCCGGTAGTGATAAAACCTAGAAATCTTCGCTCTGCTGAAGGCGTTTCAAAAGTCAACTCACATGATGAATTCATCAAATATTCGAAGGACCTTGATGGTGACAAGTATCTTGTCCAGGAGTGGAAGCATCCCTACCAAATATGTACAACTGGTTTAGCTTACAATGGTCAACTCATAGGAAACATCATCTATCACAATTTGAGAGAGTATCCGGAATCAGGTGGAATAGGCACTTGCAGAATCTCGATAGAGTGTGAAGAGGTGCTTGGCAATGTAAAGAAGATTGTCAGTGATCTCAACTATTCAGGGTTTATATCAATGGATTTTCTACATGACAGAGATAGCAATGGATACTATCTTGTAGACGTCAATCCCAGAATGAGTCCCGGATTACTGGTGGCGTACACTTCTGGATTAGATATGGTAAGCGCCTATATCGATTTGGTGATCAGAAACAAGGTTGTCCGACTATCCCCTTTGAAAATCGGGAACGGAACCTATACGACCGCTATGGAGATTGGCTGGTTTTTCAGCACGCTGTTTAAAGGGAAGTTCGGTAATCTGAAAGGCTTCTTCAGAAGTAGAAAGAGACTTAAGGATGATTCCTGGGACGTGCGCGATCAAGCACCTTTTTTCGTCATGCTCATGGCAATGTTAAATACAGCCATTTTCGGGCCTCTAAAGGGAGGTCAGACGAAGAGTTTTTCTCTTGGAGCAACCTGTGATATTGAGAGTCTCGATGAAGAAGAGAATTTAAATGAGAAAAGGCAAGTAGTGTGA
- a CDS encoding phosphoenolpyruvate carboxykinase (ATP), whose amino-acid sequence MSTGSRFIRGKIGRGNPLFSMSRVTIETAFYGNNVVPVFSPSEAYKLAKSSPGTIVTDLPVYRPEKIGLESDSKVLLFNDGAVTGRCASARRIIGEPGVNEAEYGAKIREAIYNTRRQKMYHAQAYIGLDRDFMVKAHLLVPETHENLIYNWLLNFQPINECYNEMYESSERCENEGDIFVFSNPDWQHPDHPLGLSFFDPEHNCAAILGMRYFGEFKKGTLTLAWGCANRQGFAACHGGQKRYNLKDRKFVVGFFGLSGSGKSTLTHAKHGEKYDVTVLHDDAFVISSSDGSSVALEPSYFDKTSDYPLSSEDNKFLLSVQNVGATQDDEGKIVIVTEDLRNGNGRAIKSKLWSPNRVDKFDEPVDAIIWLMKDPSIPPVIKVKDPVLASAMGATLATKRTSAERLAPGVDPDALVIEPYANPFRTYPLSDDFNRYLELFDRRNIECYIFNTGHFGQTKVPKELTLRILESIVENRAEFVPWEPFQKLEVMEIEGFQPDLSDEDYKKLVRDRLVDRLNFLRAREVDRGGFDRVPQEAADSISSLIDKLK is encoded by the coding sequence ATGTCAACAGGGTCCAGATTCATAAGGGGAAAAATCGGAAGAGGCAATCCCCTCTTCTCAATGTCTAGGGTAACAATAGAAACTGCCTTCTACGGAAATAATGTTGTGCCGGTCTTTTCGCCAAGTGAAGCATACAAGCTGGCTAAAAGCTCTCCAGGTACCATAGTCACAGATCTTCCAGTTTACAGACCTGAGAAAATTGGACTTGAATCCGACTCAAAAGTGCTTCTCTTCAACGATGGTGCCGTGACGGGAAGATGCGCATCCGCGAGAAGAATTATTGGAGAACCTGGAGTAAATGAAGCAGAATATGGAGCTAAGATTAGAGAAGCGATCTACAACACCAGGAGACAGAAAATGTATCATGCGCAGGCTTATATAGGGCTCGACAGAGATTTCATGGTCAAGGCCCACCTACTTGTTCCCGAAACTCATGAGAACCTGATCTACAATTGGTTGTTGAATTTCCAGCCTATAAACGAGTGCTACAATGAAATGTATGAGTCTTCGGAAAGATGCGAAAATGAAGGAGACATCTTTGTTTTTTCCAATCCAGATTGGCAACATCCCGACCACCCTTTGGGTCTTTCATTCTTCGATCCGGAGCACAACTGCGCAGCTATTCTTGGGATGAGGTACTTTGGTGAATTCAAGAAAGGAACCCTAACCCTAGCGTGGGGATGCGCTAACAGACAGGGTTTTGCGGCCTGTCATGGTGGGCAGAAGAGGTACAATCTGAAGGATAGGAAATTTGTTGTGGGATTCTTTGGCCTCTCCGGGTCAGGAAAATCCACTCTGACGCATGCTAAACATGGAGAAAAGTATGACGTAACGGTCTTACATGACGATGCGTTCGTGATATCTTCTTCCGATGGGTCCTCCGTGGCGTTAGAACCTTCCTACTTTGACAAGACTTCGGATTATCCTTTGAGCAGCGAAGATAACAAATTCCTTCTGTCTGTTCAGAATGTCGGGGCCACCCAGGACGATGAGGGAAAAATTGTTATTGTGACTGAAGATCTTCGCAACGGTAATGGACGGGCAATCAAATCAAAGCTTTGGTCTCCAAATAGAGTAGACAAATTTGACGAGCCTGTGGACGCTATTATCTGGTTGATGAAGGACCCATCAATTCCTCCTGTAATAAAGGTTAAAGATCCCGTTTTAGCATCAGCCATGGGTGCTACTCTAGCAACAAAGAGAACCTCTGCCGAGCGGTTGGCACCGGGAGTTGATCCCGATGCACTTGTTATTGAGCCTTATGCCAATCCGTTCAGAACATATCCACTATCTGACGATTTTAACCGTTATCTTGAACTGTTCGACAGAAGAAATATTGAATGTTACATATTCAATACGGGACACTTCGGTCAAACTAAGGTTCCGAAAGAGCTTACACTCCGAATTCTTGAGTCAATTGTCGAGAACCGCGCTGAATTCGTTCCCTGGGAACCGTTCCAGAAACTTGAGGTAATGGAGATCGAGGGTTTTCAGCCCGATTTATCTGACGAGGATTACAAGAAGCTTGTCAGAGACAGACTGGTTGACAGGTTGAACTTCCTTCGCGCAAGAGAAGTGGATAGAGGAGGTTTCGACAGAGTACCTCAAGAAGCAGCGGATTCAATTTCATCACTAATTGACAAACTTAAGTAG